In a single window of the Gossypium hirsutum isolate 1008001.06 chromosome D02, Gossypium_hirsutum_v2.1, whole genome shotgun sequence genome:
- the LOC107960596 gene encoding uncharacterized protein, which yields MTLPRFIVLKTLCDPTYLGYKHDNGNFNGYAEFTEPTVVSANAKFEVEFAKDGLVHIRSCTNNKYLERIHNLSITERPNEEYWITITADKPEEDRSKESCTLFKPIVEDFVNQNYRFVHVQSGYYLCLWSLDTSELGRGVLANHNHVAANRDDIFKVIDWETLVILPRYVAFKGNNNRFLRLTEVGGQPSLEFSSEDVGGHSVTMKVFYRKDGDIRIKPVCSDRFWRCSQNRIWVDSDETIVNDKDTHFRAFKVDSKTIALLNVGNDKFCKRYITRVTTDILAATDLSITKEAYLRVLEPVLSRTIYNLRYDTENARVYNEKVLVVAQNSATNRTTQANTLDVKLSYSETNTSTWLARFTLDLETKATFQVGVPFIGETGVEISSKYETGIEWGKTKTMTTDMEVTHQVRVPPMTKVTVYLKMTNGTCDVPFVFTQKDSLYNGFFVTTDVLGNTFTGTNYYNIQYDSKEEPLTSEPLTSEPPTSGNQNINVYCEII from the coding sequence ATGACATTGCCAAGGTTCATCGTTCTCAAAACCCTCTGTGACCCAACATACCTCGGCTACAAACACGACAATGGCAACTTCAATGGCTATGCCGAGTTCACCGAACCCACGGTTGTGAGCGCAAATGCGAAATTCGAAGTGGAGTTCGCTAAAGATGGGCTGGTACACATAAGGAGCTGTACCAACAACAAATATTTGGAACGAATTCATAATCTTTCCATCACCGAAAGACCAAATGAGGAGTATTGGATTACTATAACCGCCGATAAGCCGGAAGAAGACCGATCTAAGGAGTCATGCACATTGTTCAAGCCTATCGTGGAAGACTTCGTAAATCAAAATTATCGATTTGTCCATGTTCAATCTGGATACTATTTATGCTTATGGTCATTGGATACATCGGAACTCGGTCGTGGCGTGCTGGCAAACCACAATCATGTTGCGGCTAATCGCGATGATATCTTCAAAGTTATTGATTGGGAGACGTTGGTGATTCTGCCTCGCTACGTTGCTTTCAAAGGAAACAATAACAGGTTCCTTCGTCTTACTGAAGTTGGGGGTCAACCGTCATTAGAATTCTCGAGTGAGGATGTTGGTGGTCACTCTGTGACAATGAAGGTTTTCTATAGGAAGGATGGTGATATCCGGATCAAGCCGGTTTGTTCCGATAGGTTCTGGAGGTGTAGCCAGAATCGTATTTGGGTGGATTCTGATGAAACTATAGTTAACGATAAGGACACTCATTTTCGTGCCTTCAAAGTCGACAGCAAGACCATAGCTCTGCTCAACGTCGGCAACGATAAGTTCTGCAAGCGCTACATAACTAGGGTAACGACCGATATCCTTGCTGCAACCGACCTTTCTATTACTAAAGAAGCCTACCTACGTGTACTAGAGCCTGTGTTGTCAAGGACAATTTATAATCTCCGATACGACACAGAAAATGCTCGGGTCTATAACGAAAAGGTCCTTGTTGTGGCCCAGAATTCCGCCACTAACCGTACCACCCAAGCCAACACACTCGATGTGAAACTTTCCTATAGTGAAACCAATACCAGTACTTGGCTAGCTCGTTTTACACTAGATCTTGAAACCAAAGCCACCTTCCAAGTCGGGGTTCCATTCATCGGTGAAACGGGTGTCGAAATATCTTCCAAATACGAAACAGGAATCGAGTGGGGAAAGACCAAGACGATGACCACCGACATGGAAGTTACGCACCAAGTTCGTGTGCCGCCCATGACTAAGGTGACGGTGTATCTTAAGATGACCAATGGCACGTGCGATGTTCCCTTCGTGTTCACTCAAAAAGACAGCCTTTATAATGGGTTCTTCGTTACAACTGATGTCCTAGGCAACACTTTCACCGGTACTAATTATTACAACATCCAATATGATAGCAAAGAAGAACCCCTCACCTCTGAACCCCTCACCTCTGAACCCCCCACCTCTGGAAATCAGAACATCAACGTATAttgtgaaataatttaa